A single Gasterosteus aculeatus chromosome 2, fGasAcu3.hap1.1, whole genome shotgun sequence DNA region contains:
- the LOC144383401 gene encoding uncharacterized protein LOC144383401, with translation MTRPKKDSAEFFPLEDFRGTRLAMGGPRSLQRAARNGGKVLPGVPAGYLYYSVSPSGALSRHLGHHPPPTTWSLEEEAISWSSGGDSSWERVMDLAVRLQATYGPHARPPRTVSSAGPQQHPDPARSQRTTSSAGPQQIPVPASRPKPMTPEPTLRSRSTTPEPTLRSRSTTPEPEPRSMPPTPEPAPRSMPPTPEPAPRSIPPTPEPAPRSIPPTPEPAPRSMPPTRPVPAPRSMPPTRPVPAPRSMALTRPVPAPRSMALTRPVPAPRSMPPTGTGPTIHAAKLRPILPGRLL, from the coding sequence atgacgcgaccaaagaaggactcagcagagttttttcccctggaagacttcaggggaacccgtctggcaatgggcggtccacggagtctccagcgggctgctcgtaatgggggaaaggtcctcccgggggttccagctgggtacctgtactactccgtctccccatctggagccctcagtaggcatctgggtcaccatccgccgcccaccacatggtccctagaggaggaggccatttcgtggtcgtccggcggcgattcttcctgggagcgggtgatggaccttgcggtccggctccaggctacctacggtccccacgctcggccgccgcgcacagtgtccagcgcggggccgcagcaacatcccgaccctgctcggtcgcagcgcacaacgtccagcgctgggccgcagcagatccccgtcccggcctcccgacccaagcccatgacccccgagccgacgctccgatccaggtccacgacccccgagccgacgctccgatccaggtccacgacccccgagccagagccacgatccatgcccccgacccccgagccagcgccacgatccatgcccccgacccccgagccagcgccacgatccattcccccgacccccgagccagcgccacgatccattcccccgacccccgagccagcgccacgatccatgcccccgacccgaccggtaccggccccacgatccatgcccccgacccgaccggtaccggccccacgatccatggccctgacccgaccggtaccggccccacgatccatggccctgacccgaccggtaccggccccacgatccatgcccccgaccggtaccggccccacgatccatgccgcCAAGCTACGGCCCATTTTACCTGGTCGTCTTTTATAA